From a single Bacillus pumilus genomic region:
- a CDS encoding PTS fructose transporter subunit IIC yields MSRKKIVAATGCPTGIAHTFMAAEALKIAAEQLGVDIKVETHGQVGIENALTDQDILEADGVIVAADKDVNTDRFHGKPLIEVPVAKGIRTPDELIQGIINGDAPVHQVKGRASGAEKAPASSPTQQKSANKWIHTIYKHLMNGVSHMLPFVVGGGVLIAISFLFGIYSADPQHETYHPFAAYLKNIGGLGFSLMVPILAAFIADSIARRPGMVVGFIGGLLANDGGAGFLGGIIAGFAAGYIIVFLQFLLQKLPASLDGLKSIFIYPVIGIFLIGAVMTPLLVPITGLNNSLMDFLSAVQSTNPLLLGLIVGAMCGFDMGGPFNKAAYVTGTALLAQGNLYFMAGVSAACITPPLIIAIATTIFRKHFTPQERNAGMINYILGATHITEGAIPFAAKNPVVVLPIIMFGSAISAILTYLFGVQVPAPHGGFLVLPVVTGAFQWVLSILIGSLVGAILYGLYRKKIDKPAV; encoded by the coding sequence ATGAGCCGTAAAAAAATTGTCGCTGCAACTGGCTGTCCAACAGGCATTGCACATACATTTATGGCAGCTGAAGCATTAAAAATAGCTGCTGAGCAATTAGGGGTTGACATCAAAGTTGAAACGCATGGTCAAGTAGGAATTGAAAACGCTTTAACCGATCAAGACATTCTCGAAGCCGACGGGGTCATTGTCGCAGCTGACAAAGATGTGAATACAGATCGTTTTCACGGCAAACCACTGATTGAAGTGCCTGTAGCAAAAGGCATCCGCACGCCAGATGAATTGATCCAAGGCATTATCAATGGAGATGCACCTGTTCATCAAGTGAAAGGAAGGGCTTCTGGAGCGGAGAAAGCTCCAGCTTCTTCACCAACTCAACAAAAATCGGCGAATAAGTGGATACACACCATCTACAAACATTTAATGAACGGTGTCTCACACATGCTGCCATTTGTTGTTGGAGGCGGGGTCTTAATTGCCATTTCATTCCTATTTGGTATCTACTCTGCTGATCCTCAGCATGAAACGTATCATCCGTTTGCTGCCTATTTAAAAAACATTGGTGGACTCGGATTTAGCTTAATGGTGCCGATTTTAGCAGCATTTATCGCTGATTCAATCGCCAGACGCCCAGGGATGGTTGTTGGGTTTATCGGCGGACTGCTTGCAAATGATGGAGGTGCTGGATTTTTAGGTGGTATTATCGCAGGTTTTGCAGCAGGTTATATCATCGTATTCCTTCAATTCCTGCTTCAAAAATTGCCGGCATCACTTGACGGTTTAAAATCAATCTTCATCTATCCTGTGATCGGTATTTTCTTAATTGGGGCTGTGATGACACCACTATTAGTTCCGATCACAGGGCTAAATAATTCATTAATGGATTTCCTTTCAGCTGTACAATCCACGAATCCGTTGCTCTTAGGTTTAATTGTTGGAGCGATGTGTGGATTTGATATGGGCGGTCCTTTTAACAAAGCAGCCTATGTGACAGGGACGGCATTACTTGCACAAGGCAACCTTTACTTTATGGCTGGTGTGTCTGCAGCATGTATCACGCCACCACTGATCATTGCGATTGCCACCACCATTTTCCGAAAACATTTCACACCACAAGAACGAAATGCTGGGATGATCAACTATATTCTTGGGGCGACTCATATTACAGAAGGGGCCATCCCATTTGCGGCCAAAAACCCGGTCGTAGTCCTGCCAATTATCATGTTTGGCTCAGCCATCTCAGCTATATTGACGTATCTATTTGGCGTACAGGTTCCAGCTCCGCATGGTGGATTCCTTGTCCTTCCAGTCGTCACAGGTGCATTTCAGTGGGTACTATCCATA
- the pfkB gene encoding 1-phosphofructokinase, whose amino-acid sequence MIYTCTLNPAIDLYIALKEMKANAVNRTEDEDYQPNGKGVNVSIMLKKYGFTSTALGFIAGFSGSYIEQSLKDLSIQTDFISVEGITRINVFINTTEEYKLVNQGPAIEEKALHTFREKIAAIPQGDILIMSGSLPKGVPASIFSDVAAICHQHNVKFILDTSSAAVLDTLQFKPYLLKPNEEEIAAFFGKTHPMSEKELIQSGEKLIEMGAEQVLVSRGGEGALFITKDAIFKGNAPTGTVVNTACSGDAMLAAFLSKQLEGHSPEECLRYGIATGASTAFSKGLSDLHDIHSLIEQVHIDKI is encoded by the coding sequence TTGATTTATACCTGCACCTTAAATCCTGCTATTGACCTATATATTGCATTAAAAGAAATGAAGGCAAATGCAGTCAACCGCACGGAAGATGAAGATTATCAGCCGAATGGCAAGGGAGTCAATGTCTCCATTATGCTAAAGAAATATGGATTCACCAGCACTGCATTAGGATTTATTGCTGGGTTTTCAGGCTCTTATATTGAACAATCCTTAAAGGACCTTTCCATTCAAACCGATTTTATCTCAGTTGAAGGAATTACACGCATTAATGTTTTTATTAATACGACAGAAGAATACAAGCTCGTGAACCAGGGACCTGCAATTGAAGAAAAAGCACTTCACACCTTTCGTGAAAAAATAGCGGCCATCCCGCAGGGGGACATCCTGATTATGTCAGGCAGCCTACCAAAGGGCGTACCAGCCAGCATTTTTTCAGATGTAGCAGCTATTTGTCATCAGCACAACGTCAAGTTTATTTTAGACACAAGCTCCGCAGCAGTTCTTGACACACTTCAATTCAAGCCGTATTTATTAAAACCGAATGAAGAAGAAATCGCTGCTTTTTTCGGCAAAACACATCCTATGTCAGAAAAAGAACTCATTCAATCAGGAGAAAAACTCATTGAAATGGGTGCAGAGCAAGTGCTTGTTTCCCGCGGAGGAGAAGGGGCTTTATTCATCACGAAAGACGCCATCTTCAAGGGAAACGCACCGACTGGTACTGTGGTAAACACAGCTTGTTCTGGAGATGCAATGCTCGCTGCCTTTCTTAGTAAACAGCTTGAAGGTCATTCACCTGAAGAATGCTTACGCTATGGTATTGCAACGGGCGCATCTACTGCATTTTCTAAAGGATTAAGTGATTTACATGACATTCATTCATTAATTGAGCAAGTACACATTGACAAGATATAA